In Anseongella ginsenosidimutans, one genomic interval encodes:
- a CDS encoding arylsulfatase, with the protein MMKPGKLIFLIAFAIIFIFSAGCNSLQQRKAEESPPNIIFIMADDLGYGDLGCYGQELIRTPYLDKMAQEGMRFTRFYAGTTVCAPSRSSLLTGQHTGHTPIRGNKEIQPEGQWPLPDSAVTIAEVLKRAGYVTGNFGKWGLGFVGSPGDPLNQGFDTFFGYNCQRQSHNYYPDHLWRDTQRVEYPNSATEPVEYVVQDIHDEALGFISENKDEPFFLYLSYTLPHAALQTAPSDTIFESYKKKFGEEPQRVPDEWNGKGYAPQAYPKAAYAAMVSRLDRYVGQVLSQLRELGLDKNTLVIFTSDNGPHREGGNDPSFFNSNGGFRGIKRDLYEGGIRVPMIAWWPGRIKAGSVNKQAGAFWDFLPTFASLSGAELPEEQTDGLSLAPALFGNTAEQQQHSYLYWEFHEGGGKQAVSMDHWKGVRLNVNKGLETPIELYDLETDPGETNNIAEDHPEIVSRIAAIMEEAHTPSPDFPFGADQDR; encoded by the coding sequence ATGATGAAACCCGGTAAACTTATATTTCTCATCGCTTTCGCGATCATTTTTATTTTTTCCGCAGGCTGTAATAGCCTGCAGCAGCGGAAGGCGGAAGAGTCCCCTCCGAATATCATTTTTATCATGGCGGACGACCTTGGTTACGGTGATTTGGGCTGTTACGGCCAGGAACTGATCAGGACGCCCTACCTGGATAAAATGGCGCAGGAAGGTATGCGCTTTACCAGGTTCTATGCCGGGACAACGGTTTGCGCTCCGTCCCGTTCCAGCCTTCTTACCGGGCAGCACACCGGCCATACCCCCATCAGGGGAAATAAGGAAATACAACCCGAAGGTCAATGGCCGCTTCCTGATTCTGCGGTGACCATTGCCGAAGTATTGAAGAGAGCCGGTTATGTGACGGGGAATTTCGGGAAATGGGGCTTAGGCTTTGTGGGCAGCCCGGGCGATCCGCTCAACCAGGGATTTGACACCTTCTTCGGATACAACTGCCAGCGGCAATCACATAACTATTACCCGGACCACTTATGGCGGGATACGCAGCGGGTGGAATACCCCAATTCAGCAACGGAGCCCGTAGAATATGTTGTGCAGGACATCCATGACGAGGCGCTTGGTTTTATCAGTGAAAACAAAGACGAGCCTTTCTTCCTGTATCTTTCCTATACCCTGCCCCATGCCGCCCTGCAGACAGCCCCTAGCGACACCATTTTCGAAAGTTATAAAAAGAAGTTCGGAGAAGAGCCGCAGCGGGTACCGGATGAATGGAATGGAAAAGGTTATGCGCCGCAAGCCTACCCCAAGGCCGCTTATGCCGCTATGGTCAGCAGGCTGGACCGCTACGTGGGGCAGGTGCTGAGCCAGCTCCGGGAGCTTGGGCTGGACAAGAATACGCTGGTTATTTTTACCAGCGATAACGGGCCTCACCGCGAAGGAGGGAATGACCCTTCTTTTTTTAACAGCAACGGCGGTTTCCGGGGAATCAAACGGGATCTTTACGAAGGCGGCATCCGCGTTCCCATGATTGCCTGGTGGCCCGGCAGGATTAAAGCCGGCAGCGTAAACAAGCAGGCAGGCGCTTTTTGGGATTTTCTCCCCACCTTTGCCAGCCTGTCGGGCGCCGAGCTTCCGGAGGAACAAACCGACGGCCTTTCTCTTGCTCCTGCCTTGTTTGGGAACACGGCCGAACAGCAGCAGCACTCTTACCTGTACTGGGAATTTCATGAAGGAGGCGGAAAGCAGGCGGTAAGCATGGACCATTGGAAAGGTGTCCGGCTGAATGTAAACAAAGGCCTGGAAACCCCCATTGAACTTTACGACCTGGAAACAGATCCGGGCGAGACGAATAATATTGCAGAAGATCACCCCGAAATAGTAAGCAGGATCGCAGCGATCATGGAGGAAGCTCATACGCCGAGCCCTGATTTTCCTTTCGGAGCCGATCAGGACCGGTAA
- a CDS encoding PQQ-binding-like beta-propeller repeat protein: MKLLLFISAVLACACQPFGTGNQDSKKKFRSWEIAGGGLGESIRYSSLKEINRENVGRLEVAWTYHTGDADTGNNSQIQCNPIIVDGTLYGTSPALKLIALDAATGKERWIFDPVTDPNHAITNNRGVTWWENGKDKRILYAAGSMLYAVNARTGKLVESFGSNGKLDLHTGLDERSGQLFVSATSPGIIYRDLFIIGTRVSEGSDAASGDIRAFNAETGELAWIFHTIPRPGETGYETWEDKDAWKKTGGANSWAGMSIDMERGIVFVPTGSAGPDFYGGNRKGANLFANCVLALDAATGKRLWHFQTIHHDLWDRDVPSAPGLVRVQYNGSQRDAVAQATKTGFIFLLDRETGRPLFPVEEKQVPVQPALPGEKPWPTQPVPLKPAPFLRQEFKPEAINRYASLSDKEKIKRQLEQLNYSHMFSPPSLSGIVMFPGFDGGAEWGGTAFDPATGLFYVNSNEVPWAMTMVGSALTGGVSAGRRAYLANCVTCHGPDQKGSGDFPSLESIDTAYSRGELLTLLNQGRRRMPGFSHLSAAEKTGLINYLLEEQQAETSGATEVDRYVMTGYKKMQTTDGYPAIDPPWGTLNAINLNTGEYAWRIPLGEYPELKARGIPPTGTENYGGPVVTAGGLLFIAATPDTRFRAFDKKTGELLWEKILPAPGFATPAVYEVEGRQYVVIACGGGKLGSPSGDAYVAFALPEM, from the coding sequence GTGAAGCTGTTACTTTTTATTTCCGCTGTACTAGCCTGCGCTTGTCAACCCTTCGGCACCGGCAACCAGGATAGCAAGAAAAAATTCCGTTCCTGGGAAATTGCCGGCGGCGGCCTGGGTGAATCCATACGTTATTCTTCGCTCAAGGAGATCAACCGGGAGAATGTAGGAAGGCTGGAAGTTGCGTGGACTTATCATACCGGTGATGCTGATACGGGAAATAATTCACAGATACAATGCAATCCCATTATTGTGGACGGCACCTTGTACGGAACCTCACCTGCGCTGAAATTGATTGCCCTGGATGCTGCCACCGGCAAGGAACGCTGGATCTTTGATCCTGTAACTGATCCAAATCATGCTATTACCAATAACCGGGGTGTAACCTGGTGGGAAAACGGCAAAGACAAGCGGATACTTTACGCTGCCGGCAGTATGTTATATGCAGTGAATGCACGTACAGGTAAGCTGGTCGAAAGTTTTGGCAGCAACGGGAAGCTGGACCTGCATACCGGCCTGGATGAACGGTCGGGGCAGTTATTTGTTTCGGCTACATCTCCAGGGATTATCTACCGGGATTTGTTCATCATCGGAACCCGGGTTTCGGAGGGATCGGATGCGGCTTCGGGGGATATCCGCGCTTTTAATGCCGAAACCGGTGAACTGGCGTGGATCTTTCATACGATTCCCCGGCCGGGTGAAACCGGGTACGAAACATGGGAAGACAAAGATGCCTGGAAGAAAACGGGAGGCGCCAACTCATGGGCGGGAATGAGCATTGATATGGAAAGGGGGATCGTTTTTGTTCCCACGGGCTCGGCGGGCCCGGACTTTTATGGAGGAAACCGGAAAGGCGCGAACCTTTTTGCCAATTGCGTGCTGGCGCTGGACGCGGCCACAGGAAAACGCCTGTGGCATTTCCAGACCATTCACCATGACCTTTGGGACCGGGACGTTCCCAGCGCACCTGGCCTGGTGAGGGTGCAGTACAATGGCAGCCAGCGGGATGCCGTCGCCCAGGCAACCAAGACCGGCTTTATTTTTCTCCTTGACCGGGAAACAGGGAGGCCGCTATTTCCCGTGGAAGAAAAACAAGTCCCCGTTCAACCGGCGCTTCCTGGTGAGAAGCCCTGGCCTACACAGCCGGTGCCGCTGAAACCCGCTCCATTTCTCCGGCAGGAATTCAAACCGGAGGCTATAAACAGGTATGCCAGCCTTTCAGACAAAGAAAAAATAAAACGGCAGTTGGAGCAGCTGAATTACAGCCACATGTTTTCACCGCCCTCCCTTAGCGGAATTGTAATGTTCCCGGGCTTTGACGGCGGTGCGGAATGGGGCGGGACCGCCTTTGACCCTGCCACCGGTTTGTTCTACGTGAACAGTAATGAAGTGCCCTGGGCCATGACAATGGTCGGGAGTGCGCTGACCGGAGGCGTTTCCGCGGGAAGAAGGGCCTACCTGGCCAATTGTGTCACCTGTCACGGCCCCGATCAAAAAGGAAGCGGAGATTTCCCTTCTCTCGAAAGCATAGATACTGCTTATTCCCGGGGCGAGCTGCTGACGCTCCTTAACCAGGGAAGGAGAAGGATGCCGGGCTTCAGCCATTTATCTGCTGCGGAGAAGACCGGGCTGATCAATTACCTCCTTGAAGAACAGCAAGCCGAAACATCCGGAGCGACTGAAGTTGATCGGTATGTGATGACAGGCTATAAAAAAATGCAGACAACTGATGGATACCCTGCGATAGATCCTCCATGGGGAACGTTGAACGCTATAAACCTGAACACGGGTGAATACGCGTGGCGCATTCCGCTGGGAGAATACCCGGAACTAAAGGCCAGGGGCATTCCCCCAACCGGTACCGAAAATTACGGCGGGCCAGTAGTTACAGCAGGCGGGCTTCTTTTTATTGCGGCCACTCCTGACACCCGTTTCAGGGCATTTGATAAGAAAACGGGCGAATTACTTTGGGAAAAAATCCTGCCGGCGCCTGGTTTCGCTACCCCCGCGGTTTATGAAGTGGAAGGCAGGCAATACGTGGTCATCGCCTGCGGCGGAGGAAAATTGGGCAGCCCTTCGGGAGATGCCTACGTAGCATTTGCATTGCCGGAAATGTAA
- a CDS encoding Gfo/Idh/MocA family protein yields MIFAGIPCLSLRGQAGKGPSAGSEDTPFQETQGEEPLRLAIARITHGHAAWIFGSKRTEAVKVVGIYEPDTGLARQFREQYDLPASLFYSNLDTMLEAARPEAVAAFGAIYEHLEVVESCAPRGIHVMVEKPLATNVKHALRMELLARENQIHLLTNYETSWYPTTEKTFRLLSDSSYVGDLKKVVVHAGHQGPQEIGVGPEFLEWLTDPVLNGGGALIDFGCYGANLMTYLMQGRAPVSVTAITRQYKPKRYPKVDDDATIILNYPDAQCIIQASWNWPFNRKDMAVYGDSGYIITKNDTEMRVRNASGPERSFRVTSTDLPVYENPFVYLADVIRGKTLPGENGLYSLKTNVTVVRILEAARESAEKGKTVYLQPEKQ; encoded by the coding sequence GTGATATTCGCCGGCATTCCCTGCCTGTCCCTCCGGGGGCAAGCGGGCAAGGGGCCGTCCGCCGGCAGCGAGGACACGCCTTTCCAGGAAACGCAGGGCGAAGAACCCCTGCGCCTGGCTATTGCCCGCATCACGCATGGCCATGCTGCCTGGATCTTCGGAAGTAAACGTACCGAAGCGGTAAAAGTGGTGGGTATTTATGAGCCGGACACCGGGCTTGCCCGGCAGTTCCGGGAACAATATGATTTGCCGGCCAGCCTCTTTTACAGTAATCTTGACACGATGCTGGAGGCTGCCAGGCCGGAAGCAGTAGCGGCCTTCGGCGCTATTTACGAACACCTGGAAGTGGTGGAAAGCTGCGCTCCCCGGGGCATTCACGTCATGGTGGAAAAACCTCTTGCCACAAACGTAAAGCATGCGCTGCGCATGGAGCTGCTTGCCAGGGAAAACCAGATCCACCTGCTTACCAATTATGAAACCTCCTGGTACCCCACCACGGAAAAAACATTCCGCCTGCTTTCCGACAGCAGTTATGTGGGGGATTTAAAAAAAGTAGTGGTACATGCCGGCCACCAGGGGCCGCAGGAGATTGGTGTAGGCCCGGAATTCCTGGAATGGCTTACCGATCCGGTCCTGAACGGGGGCGGCGCCCTTATCGACTTCGGATGCTACGGCGCGAACCTAATGACCTATCTCATGCAGGGAAGAGCGCCGGTTTCGGTAACCGCGATCACCAGGCAATATAAACCGAAAAGGTATCCAAAAGTGGACGATGATGCCACGATTATTCTTAATTATCCTGATGCACAATGTATTATACAAGCTTCCTGGAACTGGCCCTTTAACAGGAAAGATATGGCCGTTTACGGGGATAGCGGTTATATTATTACAAAGAACGATACGGAAATGCGCGTCAGGAACGCTTCGGGGCCCGAACGCTCGTTCCGGGTGACATCAACCGACCTGCCTGTTTACGAAAATCCCTTCGTTTACCTGGCTGATGTGATCCGGGGAAAGACGCTCCCGGGAGAAAACGGACTTTATTCGCTGAAGACCAATGTCACGGTGGTCCGCATCCTGGAAGCCGCGAGGGAATCGGCGGAAAAAGGGAAAACCGTTTATCTGCAGCCTGAAAAGCAATAA
- a CDS encoding DUF4397 domain-containing protein: MKLKRILYFSIAVAASVSFTSCLNDDSDPGEIRPGFISFINAMPDTAALDFYVSATQDVFEQDQLGDAPISYTRRYPTSSYIQAQPYNYLLTVTHAEDDSILFQSIMPINQDVYYSVYIYSTPDSIKGIMREDNFESPSQGMAKVRFINLGKETPEVDLVAEGETTPWFSDIKFQEVSGDYEEVEAGAHMLNIKDSSTGDVLASGTVDLEDSKVYTIWVRGINEGTGQKALGLESIEHEEVEPTTTTP, from the coding sequence ATGAAACTGAAACGTATCCTCTACTTCTCTATAGCTGTTGCCGCCTCTGTCTCGTTTACTTCCTGTCTTAACGACGATAGTGACCCGGGAGAAATACGGCCGGGCTTTATTTCTTTTATTAATGCGATGCCTGACACGGCTGCGCTTGATTTTTATGTCAGCGCTACACAAGACGTTTTCGAACAGGATCAGCTTGGAGATGCTCCTATTTCCTACACGCGGAGGTATCCTACCAGCAGTTACATTCAGGCTCAACCCTATAATTATCTTCTTACGGTAACTCATGCGGAGGACGACAGTATCCTCTTCCAGAGCATCATGCCGATTAATCAGGACGTTTACTATTCGGTATATATTTATAGCACCCCAGACTCCATAAAGGGCATCATGCGTGAAGACAACTTCGAAAGCCCGTCACAAGGCATGGCAAAAGTAAGATTCATTAACCTGGGTAAGGAAACTCCTGAAGTGGACCTGGTAGCGGAGGGTGAAACCACACCCTGGTTTAGCGATATTAAATTTCAGGAAGTCTCTGGTGATTATGAAGAAGTGGAAGCGGGCGCGCATATGCTGAACATCAAAGATAGCAGCACGGGCGATGTGCTGGCTTCAGGCACTGTGGATCTCGAGGACAGTAAAGTGTACACCATCTGGGTACGGGGCATCAATGAAGGCACCGGCCAGAAGGCGCTGGGGCTGGAATCCATTGAACATGAAGAAGTAGAACCGACAACTACTACTCCCTGA
- a CDS encoding heavy metal translocating P-type ATPase: MMQDIKTSRLTRKTFPVTGMTCAGCVVSVESMLKTAPGVKDAGVNLANQSAWVEYDEEQNTPAGLQKVVQSIGYDLIVDAEDPFKEQEEAQLRQYRRLKSRTVWALVLAAPVVVIGMFLMGMPYANWISLLLTAPVVGWLGRGFFINAWKQARHGKANMDTLVALSTGIAFLFSAFNTFYPEFWLRRGLEPHVYFEAAAVIVAFISLGKLLEERAKSNTSSAIRKLMGFQPKTVRVLLDGREQDLPATEVEAGYLVVVRPGERVPVDGLVTEGASFVDESMISGEPVPVEKKEGAKVFAGTVNQKGSFRFRAEKVGSETLLAHIIKMVREAQGSKAPVQKLVDKVAGIFVPVVILIAILSFAAWMVLGGENAFTHALLSAVTVLVIACPCALGLATPTAIMVGVGKGAENNILIKDAESLELAHKVNALILDKTGTITEGRPVVTDLSWTTEEKEDFLKQVLYTLELHSEHPLGEAVVNKFKEEKVSSLPLADFASITGQGVRAGVEGRVFYAGNKRLLEENGIPADARTEARADELRGQAKTVIYFADEKRVLAILAIADQVKSSSREAIQALKDQGIDVYMLTGDNRQTAAAVARQVAITDFQAEVLPSGKAEFIQNLQSKGKIVAMVGDGINDSHALAQADVSIAMGKGSDIAMDVAKMTLISSDPALLPKALQLSRKTVRTIKQNLFWAFIYNLIGIPIAAGLLYPLNGFLLDPMIAGAAMALSSVSVVSNSLRLKTAKIG; encoded by the coding sequence ATGATGCAAGATATAAAAACAAGCCGGCTTACCCGGAAAACCTTCCCGGTAACCGGAATGACCTGCGCTGGCTGTGTAGTTAGTGTGGAATCCATGCTCAAGACTGCCCCCGGGGTGAAGGACGCGGGTGTGAACCTGGCCAACCAAAGCGCCTGGGTGGAATATGATGAAGAGCAGAATACGCCGGCAGGATTGCAAAAGGTGGTTCAAAGTATCGGCTACGACCTGATCGTGGATGCGGAAGACCCTTTTAAAGAACAGGAGGAGGCCCAGCTGCGGCAATACCGCAGGCTGAAGTCCAGGACCGTTTGGGCGCTGGTCCTGGCGGCGCCCGTGGTAGTCATAGGAATGTTCCTGATGGGCATGCCTTACGCGAACTGGATATCCTTGCTGCTGACCGCGCCGGTGGTTGGCTGGCTTGGAAGGGGCTTTTTTATCAATGCCTGGAAACAGGCCCGGCATGGAAAGGCCAATATGGATACGCTCGTGGCCCTGAGTACCGGGATCGCCTTTCTTTTCAGCGCATTCAATACCTTTTATCCCGAATTCTGGCTCCGGAGAGGGCTGGAGCCGCATGTTTATTTTGAAGCCGCGGCAGTGATCGTTGCGTTTATTTCCCTGGGCAAGCTCCTGGAAGAACGGGCGAAGTCGAATACGTCTTCAGCTATCCGTAAACTGATGGGCTTTCAGCCAAAAACGGTGAGGGTGCTGCTGGACGGCCGGGAACAAGACCTGCCTGCCACGGAAGTAGAAGCAGGTTACCTGGTTGTGGTCCGGCCCGGCGAACGGGTGCCGGTGGATGGCCTGGTTACCGAAGGGGCTTCTTTTGTTGATGAAAGCATGATCAGCGGGGAGCCGGTACCGGTGGAAAAAAAGGAGGGCGCGAAAGTATTTGCCGGAACCGTGAACCAAAAGGGCAGTTTCCGTTTCCGGGCCGAGAAGGTGGGGAGCGAAACCCTGCTGGCACACATTATAAAAATGGTGCGGGAAGCCCAGGGAAGCAAGGCCCCTGTTCAGAAGCTCGTGGATAAGGTAGCGGGAATATTCGTTCCGGTGGTGATCCTGATCGCCATCCTCAGCTTTGCCGCCTGGATGGTGCTGGGAGGAGAGAATGCCTTTACCCACGCGCTGCTCAGCGCCGTCACCGTACTGGTAATCGCCTGTCCCTGCGCGCTCGGCCTTGCCACTCCAACGGCCATTATGGTAGGAGTAGGGAAGGGCGCAGAAAATAATATCCTGATAAAAGATGCAGAGAGCCTGGAACTGGCCCATAAAGTAAACGCCCTTATCCTGGACAAAACCGGGACCATTACCGAGGGAAGGCCGGTGGTAACTGATCTGAGCTGGACGACGGAAGAAAAGGAGGATTTCCTGAAGCAGGTGCTGTATACGCTGGAACTGCATTCCGAACACCCGCTGGGAGAGGCTGTGGTGAATAAGTTCAAAGAGGAAAAGGTAAGTTCCCTGCCCCTGGCCGATTTTGCCAGTATCACCGGCCAGGGCGTACGGGCCGGAGTGGAGGGGCGTGTTTTTTATGCCGGCAATAAAAGATTGCTGGAAGAAAATGGGATCCCCGCGGATGCAAGGACCGAAGCCAGGGCGGATGAACTTCGCGGGCAGGCCAAAACGGTGATCTATTTTGCGGACGAAAAACGAGTACTGGCCATCCTTGCCATCGCGGACCAGGTTAAAAGCAGCTCCCGCGAAGCAATACAGGCTTTGAAAGACCAGGGAATTGACGTGTATATGTTAACGGGGGATAACCGGCAAACCGCCGCAGCAGTAGCCCGGCAGGTAGCGATCACCGATTTTCAGGCGGAAGTGCTTCCCTCGGGGAAAGCAGAATTCATTCAAAACCTGCAGTCAAAAGGAAAGATCGTGGCAATGGTGGGAGACGGGATCAATGACTCTCATGCGCTTGCCCAGGCGGATGTGAGCATTGCGATGGGGAAAGGCAGCGACATTGCGATGGATGTGGCAAAAATGACTCTTATTTCTTCCGATCCGGCGCTTTTGCCAAAAGCCCTGCAGCTTTCGCGGAAAACGGTAAGGACCATTAAACAGAATCTTTTCTGGGCATTCATTTACAACCTGATAGGCATACCCATCGCTGCAGGCTTACTGTATCCTCTGAACGGCTTCCTGCTCGACCCCATGATAGCGGGGGCGGCCATGGCGCTCAGTTCCGTATCTGTTGTAAGTAACAGCCTGCGCCTGAAAACTGCGAAGATCGGCTGA
- the recQ gene encoding DNA helicase RecQ: MIFEGLTIVISPLIALMKDQVDALRVNGIAAAYLNSSQSRNEQEAVFRQVHRNELKLLYLAPERLMASDMQLIGFLKRLKLSLVAVDEAHCISQWGHDFRPEYRLLGQLRQEIPEVPFMALTATADKLTRADIISRLELKDPPSYISSFNRENICYKVEPKRNSFQRLLDFLEGNKKESGIIYCLSRNSTESLAAKLQAKGYAAEAYHAGLEKHIREERQEKFLRDDISIVVATIAFGMGIDKSNVRFVVHMDLPKNIEGYYQETGRAGRDGLPGEALLFYSYADVNKLQQFTTVENNEEQSRILLKKLDQMVLYGNLRSCRRKFLLNYFDEEAPDNCGNCDICLGKYQYIDGTILAQKALSAVARLNESFGAGYVIDFLKGNTSGRIREWHKSLKTFGVGSDLSRETWSGYLEELIAQEYLKKSEGPYPVLQLGPKSRAVLKGDETVMLSVRKEPEKAAGQKRKTAGYAGAGNLSAGSEAAGNRTSGSPARRSGNEKDNAEAEAAAYDKELFEILRVERRRLAETENVPAYIILSDATLRELARHLPEDLEAIRRIPGFGEVKTGKYGAIFCEVIQDYRKK; encoded by the coding sequence CTGATCTTTGAAGGACTTACCATTGTCATTTCTCCGCTTATCGCCCTGATGAAAGACCAGGTGGACGCCCTGCGGGTCAACGGAATTGCCGCCGCTTACCTGAATTCCAGCCAAAGCCGGAATGAACAGGAGGCTGTTTTCAGACAGGTTCACCGGAATGAATTAAAACTGCTCTACCTGGCGCCGGAACGGCTGATGGCTTCCGATATGCAGCTGATCGGCTTTCTCAAGCGCCTGAAACTCTCCCTGGTCGCCGTCGACGAGGCACATTGTATCTCGCAGTGGGGTCATGACTTCCGCCCGGAATACCGGCTGCTCGGCCAACTGCGGCAGGAGATCCCGGAAGTCCCTTTCATGGCGCTGACGGCAACGGCCGACAAGCTGACCCGGGCGGATATTATCAGCCGCCTGGAATTGAAAGACCCGCCTTCCTATATCTCCAGCTTTAACCGGGAAAATATCTGCTACAAGGTAGAGCCGAAGCGGAACAGCTTTCAGCGGCTGCTTGATTTCCTGGAGGGGAACAAAAAGGAATCCGGCATTATTTACTGTTTATCAAGGAATTCAACTGAGTCACTCGCAGCTAAACTTCAAGCGAAAGGCTATGCGGCCGAGGCCTATCATGCCGGCCTGGAAAAGCATATCCGGGAAGAAAGGCAGGAAAAATTCCTGCGGGACGATATATCCATTGTCGTGGCAACCATCGCTTTTGGGATGGGCATTGATAAGTCCAATGTGCGCTTCGTCGTCCATATGGACTTACCTAAAAATATTGAAGGCTATTACCAGGAAACCGGCCGGGCGGGGCGCGACGGCCTTCCCGGTGAAGCCCTGCTTTTTTATTCCTATGCAGACGTGAATAAACTCCAGCAATTCACTACTGTAGAGAATAACGAGGAGCAAAGCCGCATCCTGCTCAAAAAGCTGGACCAGATGGTCCTGTACGGCAACCTCCGGAGCTGCCGCAGAAAATTCCTCCTTAATTACTTTGATGAAGAAGCTCCGGATAATTGCGGGAACTGCGATATCTGCCTTGGCAAGTACCAGTACATTGACGGGACCATCCTTGCCCAGAAAGCACTTTCGGCGGTAGCCCGCCTCAACGAATCATTCGGTGCCGGGTATGTGATCGATTTTTTAAAAGGAAATACTTCCGGGCGAATCCGGGAATGGCATAAAAGCCTTAAAACCTTCGGTGTGGGCAGCGACCTCAGCAGAGAAACCTGGAGCGGCTATCTGGAAGAGCTGATCGCGCAGGAGTATTTAAAGAAATCGGAAGGGCCCTATCCCGTACTGCAGCTTGGCCCTAAGAGCCGGGCCGTACTTAAGGGGGATGAAACCGTGATGCTGAGTGTCCGAAAAGAACCGGAAAAGGCCGCCGGGCAGAAGAGAAAGACCGCAGGTTACGCCGGCGCAGGGAACCTTTCAGCCGGAAGCGAGGCCGCCGGAAACCGCACATCCGGCAGTCCGGCAAGGCGGTCCGGCAACGAAAAAGATAATGCAGAAGCAGAAGCAGCAGCCTATGATAAAGAATTATTTGAAATCCTCCGCGTTGAACGACGGCGCCTGGCTGAAACGGAAAATGTACCAGCTTACATTATCCTGTCGGATGCTACCCTGAGGGAACTTGCCCGGCATTTGCCGGAAGACCTGGAAGCTATTCGCCGCATCCCCGGTTTTGGCGAGGTTAAAACGGGGAAATACGGCGCCATTTTCTGTGAGGTAATTCAGGATTATCGTAAAAAGTGA
- a CDS encoding DMT family transporter yields MRNQWRAYLALAAMCIIWGTTYLAMRVGIMHVPPFLFLGIRQVVAGGLLCLFFLGSGHRFPAWKDLKIHLLAGILMIGIGNGLVGWGEQHVTSGIAALICSMMPIWLILFNVFFMGNTERVNGKMALGILLGFGGLVLIFSDGLQDLVNPAYASGMIGIVVATLSWAGGTLLLKKQKPVIKPVFAAGIQLLSGGVFMLIISPFSDNYGGMEFTGEAVYALLYLIVFGSIVSYGSFTYALEKLPASTVSMYAYINPLVALFAGWLLLDEVLSRHILFAGLLTIGGIYLVTAGRRRKKPALSPAPVPGPRERQASATQ; encoded by the coding sequence ATGAGAAACCAATGGAGGGCCTACCTGGCCCTGGCTGCCATGTGTATTATCTGGGGAACCACCTATCTTGCCATGAGGGTGGGAATTATGCACGTTCCCCCTTTCCTGTTCTTAGGTATTCGCCAGGTGGTGGCCGGAGGCCTGCTTTGTCTTTTTTTCCTTGGAAGCGGCCATCGTTTCCCGGCCTGGAAAGACCTTAAAATACATCTGCTGGCCGGGATCCTGATGATTGGTATCGGAAACGGCCTGGTGGGCTGGGGAGAACAGCATGTGACCAGCGGAATTGCCGCGCTGATCTGCTCCATGATGCCCATCTGGCTCATTCTTTTTAACGTGTTCTTTATGGGCAATACGGAACGGGTGAACGGGAAAATGGCCCTGGGAATACTGCTTGGTTTCGGCGGGCTGGTACTTATCTTCAGTGATGGCCTCCAGGACCTGGTCAACCCGGCTTATGCTTCAGGAATGATCGGGATCGTGGTGGCCACCCTCTCCTGGGCAGGTGGCACGCTTTTGCTGAAAAAACAAAAACCGGTAATAAAACCGGTCTTCGCCGCCGGTATACAACTTTTATCAGGCGGGGTTTTTATGCTGATCATCAGCCCCTTTTCGGATAACTACGGCGGAATGGAATTCACCGGGGAAGCGGTTTACGCCCTGCTTTATCTTATTGTTTTCGGTTCTATCGTTTCTTACGGTTCGTTCACGTACGCACTTGAAAAGCTTCCGGCTTCCACCGTTTCCATGTATGCTTATATAAATCCCCTGGTTGCCTTGTTTGCCGGATGGCTGCTTCTGGATGAAGTCCTGAGCAGGCATATTTTATTTGCCGGTTTACTGACCATTGGCGGCATTTACCTGGTAACCGCCGGACGACGCAGAAAAAAGCCGGCCCTTTCTCCGGCACCGGTTCCCGGGCCCCGGGAACGGCAAGCTTCCGCAACGCAATAA